One window of the Salminus brasiliensis chromosome 1, fSalBra1.hap2, whole genome shotgun sequence genome contains the following:
- the stx17 gene encoding syntaxin-17, whose amino-acid sequence MADEVGKLPLRRLEPPVQKFIKVVIPTDLERLSQHQHNIEKFQRSGQWDRLHQEHINASRTVQQLRSNLREMEKLCGRVRSTDAAALEKLVQPIRERASTAAQNFLRLHSDSVNHLGPRPPQPLTTDIHSASDTAYSDADVGGAESPFTQSQLLLPAIPPEQNAAESWDSLEEDLLELNGLVNEFSSLVHAQQEKIDSIEANVSVAADNVEEGTRSLGKAARASLAVIPVAGAVVGTVLAGPLGLLAGFKVAGVAAAVGGGLLGFAGGNLIQRKKRERVELQLQQLDNTKAGHEHVQ is encoded by the exons ATGGCAGATGAAGTGGGCAAACTGCCGCTAAGGCGTCTGGAGCCCCCAGTCCAGAAATTCATCAAAGTAGTGATCCCCACTGATCTGGAGCGCCTGAGTCAGCACCAGCACAACATAGAGAAG TTCCAAAGAAGTGGCCAATGGGACAGATTGCACCAGGAGCATATAAATGCCAGCCGGACAGTACAG cagcTGCGCTCTAACCTAAGGGAGATGGAGAAGTTGTGTGGGCGTGTCCGCAGCACAGACGCTGCAGCGCTAGAGAAACTtgtacagccaatcagagagcgTGCTTCTACCGCCGCTCAAAACTTCCTGCGCCTCCACTCTGACTCTGTCAACCATCTGGGGCCCCGGCCACCGCAGCCACTCACCACAGACATTCATAGTGCCTCTGACACTGCTTACA GTGATGCAGATGTGGGCGGAGCCGAGTCACCTTTCACCCAAAGTCAACTTTTGCTACCTGCAATCCCGCCTGAACAAAACGCTGCAGAGTCTTGGGACTCTTTGGAGGAG GACCTACTCGAGTTGAATGGTTTAGTGAATGAATTCTCCTCTCTTGTTCAT GCTCAGCAGGAGAAGATTGACAGCATCGAGGCCAATGTTAGCGTAGCGGCGGATAACGTGGAGGAGGGGACGCGGAGCCTGGGGAAG GCAGCACGCGCAAGCCTGGCGGTGATACCTGTGGCGGGGGCAGTGGTGGGGACCGTGTTGGCCGGTCCGTTGGGGCTTCTGGCCGGCTTTAAAGTGGCCGGCGTGGCGGCTGCTGTGGGGGGCGGCCTGCTGGGGTTTGCCGGGGGCAATTTAATCCAGcgcaaaaagagagagcgagtggaGCTCCAGCTTCAACAGCTCGACAACACTAAAGCTGGACATGAACACGTGCAATAA